The following are from one region of the Streptomyces rubrogriseus genome:
- a CDS encoding Gfo/Idh/MocA family protein, whose translation MSRVPVVLAGARGHGRWHVANIRRLERAGLVRLAGICELTPLTEQEAEGELPEQSADFGALLDSTGARIAVICTPIPTHTDLALTAARRGVHLLLEKPPAPSYAEFRRMADGVAEAGVACQVGFQSLGSHAVPAIRELVARGAIGEVVGIGGAGAWVRDEAYFRRAPWSGRRRLNGADVIDGALTNPLAHAVATALALGGTARAEDVTGIETELSHANDIEADDTSCVRIGTARGHRVTVAATLCAERAAEPYVLVHGSSGRVTFWYKQDRVLLQRGGHGPEEFHHDRTDLLENLVDHLTTGAPLLVPPDETGAFMRVVEAIRRAPDPEPLPEAAWRRVPGERRRVVPGIDGLVAAAADTLSLYSELGAPWAPRTEHPRHEVSTR comes from the coding sequence ATGAGCCGGGTCCCCGTCGTCCTCGCCGGCGCCCGCGGCCACGGCCGCTGGCACGTCGCCAACATCCGCCGCCTGGAGCGGGCGGGACTGGTCCGGCTGGCCGGCATCTGCGAACTGACCCCGCTGACCGAACAGGAGGCCGAGGGCGAACTCCCCGAGCAGTCCGCCGACTTCGGCGCCCTGCTCGACTCCACCGGCGCCCGGATCGCCGTGATCTGCACGCCGATCCCCACCCACACCGACCTCGCGCTGACCGCCGCCCGCCGAGGCGTGCACCTGCTCCTCGAGAAGCCCCCGGCACCGTCGTACGCCGAGTTCCGGCGCATGGCCGACGGGGTCGCCGAGGCCGGTGTCGCCTGCCAGGTCGGGTTCCAGTCGCTGGGCTCGCACGCCGTGCCGGCCATCCGCGAGCTGGTCGCCCGGGGCGCGATCGGCGAGGTCGTGGGCATCGGCGGCGCCGGGGCGTGGGTGCGCGACGAGGCCTACTTCCGCCGGGCGCCCTGGTCGGGCAGGCGGCGGCTGAACGGCGCCGACGTAATCGACGGCGCGCTGACCAACCCGCTGGCACACGCCGTCGCCACCGCCCTCGCGCTCGGCGGCACCGCCCGCGCCGAGGACGTCACCGGCATCGAGACCGAGCTGAGCCACGCCAACGACATCGAGGCCGACGACACCTCCTGCGTGCGGATCGGCACCGCGCGAGGGCACCGCGTCACCGTCGCCGCGACCCTGTGCGCGGAGCGGGCCGCCGAGCCGTACGTCCTGGTGCACGGCTCCAGCGGCCGCGTCACCTTCTGGTACAAGCAGGACCGGGTCCTGCTCCAGCGCGGCGGCCACGGCCCCGAGGAGTTCCACCACGACCGCACCGACCTGCTGGAGAACCTGGTCGACCACCTGACCACCGGCGCCCCGCTGCTGGTCCCGCCGGACGAGACGGGCGCCTTCATGCGGGTCGTCGAGGCGATCCGCCGGGCCCCCGACCCGGAGCCGCTGCCCGAGGCCGCCTGGCGACGCGTCCCCGGCGAACGGCGCCGCGTGGTCCCCGGCATCGACGGCCTCGTGGCCGCCGCCGCCGACACCCTCTCCCTCTACTCCGAACTGGGCGCGCCCTGGGCGCCGCGCACCGAGCACCCGCGACACGAGGTGAGCACCCGATGA
- a CDS encoding MFS transporter yields the protein MTTARTKHSAGRDGHRPLVRVLRDRDAALCLGGVVVSGFGTSALWLAAGVWVKDLTGSDGLAALCMLAMWAPTLVGPALGTLTDRVRRRPLLIATGLLMSGLLLTLFAVDSREELWLVYAVLLVYGASGVVHDAAESALMAAAVDPGLLGDFNGLRLTANEGMKLVAPLAGAGLYAAYGGPAVALLDAATFVLATGVYAALRVREAPPVRPAGNWRRHTAEGARYLWGHPTLRPLVLAGGVTMLCAGVNGATAYAVVGALGHSPAYAGALYAVQGAGSVVAGLLAGPAVRRLGGRRFAAVGIALFAVAVAVRAAPYDAVALATSAAVGAGLPAVLIAALTAVQHETPGPLLGRVAATANSLVFAPNVLGLAAGAALVEPAGLWPLLPVVGAVLLGTAAVLAATRRPDGRETPSAA from the coding sequence ATGACGACGGCAAGAACGAAGCATTCCGCGGGCCGGGACGGACACCGGCCCCTCGTCCGCGTCCTGCGCGACCGCGACGCGGCCCTCTGTCTCGGCGGGGTGGTGGTGTCCGGCTTCGGCACCTCGGCGCTGTGGCTGGCGGCCGGTGTGTGGGTGAAGGACCTCACCGGATCGGACGGGCTCGCGGCCCTGTGCATGCTCGCGATGTGGGCGCCGACGCTCGTGGGTCCGGCGCTGGGCACCCTGACGGACCGCGTCCGCCGCAGACCGCTGCTGATCGCCACCGGGCTGCTGATGTCCGGCCTGCTGCTCACGCTCTTCGCCGTGGACTCGCGGGAGGAACTGTGGCTGGTCTACGCAGTGCTCCTCGTGTACGGCGCGTCGGGCGTCGTCCACGACGCGGCCGAGTCGGCGCTGATGGCCGCCGCCGTCGACCCCGGGCTGCTCGGCGACTTCAACGGCCTGCGTCTGACCGCCAACGAGGGCATGAAGCTGGTGGCGCCGCTGGCCGGGGCGGGGCTGTACGCGGCGTACGGCGGACCGGCCGTGGCGCTGCTGGACGCGGCCACGTTCGTGCTGGCCACCGGCGTCTACGCCGCCCTGCGGGTCCGCGAGGCGCCCCCGGTCCGCCCCGCGGGGAACTGGCGGCGGCACACGGCCGAGGGCGCCCGGTACCTGTGGGGACACCCCACGCTGCGCCCGCTCGTCCTCGCGGGCGGCGTCACGATGCTGTGCGCGGGCGTCAACGGCGCCACCGCGTACGCCGTCGTCGGCGCCCTCGGCCACTCCCCCGCGTACGCAGGCGCGCTGTACGCCGTCCAGGGCGCCGGGTCGGTGGTGGCGGGCCTGCTCGCCGGACCGGCCGTCCGGCGCCTGGGCGGACGGCGCTTCGCCGCCGTGGGCATCGCGCTGTTCGCGGTGGCCGTGGCGGTGCGTGCGGCACCGTACGACGCGGTCGCCCTCGCCACCAGTGCGGCCGTCGGCGCGGGGTTGCCCGCGGTGCTGATCGCCGCCCTGACCGCCGTCCAGCACGAGACGCCGGGGCCGCTGCTCGGCCGGGTCGCGGCGACGGCCAACTCCCTGGTCTTCGCCCCGAACGTGCTCGGCCTGGCCGCGGGCGCGGCCCTGGTGGAGCCGGCCGGCCTGTGGCCGCTGCTGCCGGTCGTGGGGGCGGTGCTGCTGGGCACGGCGGCCGTACTGGCGGCGACGCGGCGGCCGGACGGCCGGGAGACGCCGTCAGCCGCGTAG
- a CDS encoding dihydrodipicolinate synthase family protein, whose amino-acid sequence MTATFETQRAALADVVAIPVTPFAEDGTVDPATYRALLRRLLDGGITTLTPNGNTGEFYALDPAERRLVTELTIEESGERADILVGVGHDVPTAVASARHARDLGASMVMVHQPVHPYVSQGGWVDYHRAIAEAVPELGVVPYIRNAQLTGARLADLADACPNVIGVKYAVPDASKFAAFARDAGLDRFVWVAGLAEPYAPSYFSAGATGFTSGLVNVAPAVSLNMIEALRSGDYPAAMKVWEQIRRFEELRAANGSANNVTVVKEALASLGLCRREVRPPSKPLPESERAEVAAIAAGWSI is encoded by the coding sequence ATGACAGCGACGTTCGAGACCCAGCGGGCGGCCCTGGCCGACGTGGTGGCGATCCCGGTGACCCCGTTCGCCGAGGACGGCACCGTCGACCCCGCCACCTACCGGGCCCTGCTGCGTCGTCTCCTCGACGGTGGCATCACGACCCTCACCCCCAACGGCAACACCGGCGAGTTCTACGCCCTGGACCCCGCCGAGCGCCGCCTCGTCACCGAGCTGACGATCGAGGAGAGCGGCGAGCGCGCGGACATCCTGGTCGGCGTCGGCCACGACGTGCCGACCGCGGTCGCCTCCGCCCGGCACGCCCGCGACCTGGGCGCCTCCATGGTGATGGTCCACCAGCCCGTCCACCCCTACGTCTCCCAGGGCGGCTGGGTCGACTACCACCGCGCCATCGCCGAGGCCGTGCCCGAGCTGGGCGTCGTCCCCTACATCCGCAACGCCCAGCTCACCGGGGCCCGCCTCGCCGACCTCGCCGACGCCTGCCCCAACGTGATCGGCGTGAAGTACGCCGTCCCGGACGCCTCCAAGTTCGCCGCGTTCGCCCGCGACGCCGGCCTCGACCGGTTCGTCTGGGTCGCGGGGCTCGCCGAGCCCTACGCCCCCTCGTACTTCTCCGCGGGCGCCACCGGCTTCACCTCGGGGCTGGTGAACGTCGCCCCGGCCGTCTCGCTGAACATGATCGAAGCGCTTCGATCCGGCGACTACCCGGCCGCCATGAAGGTCTGGGAGCAGATCCGCCGCTTCGAGGAACTGCGCGCCGCCAACGGCTCCGCCAACAACGTCACCGTGGTCAAGGAGGCCCTCGCCTCGCTGGGCCTGTGCCGCCGGGAGGTCCGCCCGCCGAGCAAGCCGCTGCCCGAGAGCGAACGCGCCGAGGTCGCCGCCATCGCCGCGGGGTGGTCCATATGA
- a CDS encoding DUF6807 domain-containing protein, which produces MTGNDSPVLRVAGRPVARYVTRPELPHRLSPRPYLHPVTTLAGTAVTEFSPADHLHHLGVGVAVPDVEGHNFWGGRTYVRGRGPTELDNHGTQRHTAFQLRDPDGFVEELRWVAAGAELLRERRTVAATELTGTAWALDFTFSLTNVTPDPLTLGSPATNGRPGAAYGGFFWRARKESAPPGVLTADREGEREVHGRSADWLALTGETWSLVFAGATERTRRDPWFVRTEEYPGVGSSLAHDDRVTVAPGDTLVRRIVTVVADGRLDADGAAALVRKAVGP; this is translated from the coding sequence ATGACCGGCAACGACTCCCCGGTGCTGCGCGTGGCGGGCCGCCCCGTCGCCCGCTACGTCACCCGGCCCGAGCTGCCCCACCGGCTCTCGCCGCGCCCCTACCTGCACCCCGTCACCACCCTGGCCGGCACGGCCGTGACCGAGTTCAGCCCCGCCGACCACCTCCATCACCTCGGCGTCGGTGTCGCCGTTCCCGACGTCGAGGGGCACAACTTCTGGGGCGGGCGCACCTACGTCCGGGGTCGGGGGCCGACCGAGCTGGACAACCACGGCACCCAGCGGCACACCGCCTTCCAGCTCCGCGACCCCGACGGGTTCGTCGAGGAGCTGCGCTGGGTCGCCGCCGGCGCCGAACTGCTGCGCGAGCGCCGTACGGTCGCGGCCACCGAACTCACGGGCACCGCCTGGGCGCTGGACTTCACCTTCTCCCTCACCAACGTCACCCCGGACCCGCTCACCCTCGGCAGCCCCGCCACCAACGGGCGCCCCGGCGCCGCGTACGGCGGCTTCTTCTGGCGCGCCCGCAAGGAGAGCGCGCCGCCCGGGGTCCTCACCGCCGACCGGGAGGGCGAACGGGAGGTGCACGGCCGCAGCGCCGACTGGCTCGCGCTGACCGGGGAGACCTGGTCGCTGGTGTTCGCCGGAGCCACCGAACGCACCCGGCGCGACCCGTGGTTCGTGCGCACCGAGGAGTACCCGGGCGTCGGCTCATCGCTGGCCCACGACGACCGGGTGACCGTCGCCCCGGGCGACACCCTGGTCCGGCGGATCGTCACCGTCGTCGCCGACGGCCGCCTCGACGCCGACGGCGCCGCCGCCCTGGTACGCAAGGCGGTGGGCCCGTGA
- a CDS encoding GntR family transcriptional regulator — translation MTSVPTPIPSRTQYVLEEIKRRILTGRLTPGQALVETDLAAQFGVSKTPVREALKTLAGTGLVVMSQYKGVTVRMVDADMAREVYDVRLLLEPEALRRAVRREASLDAAREALARADRATDTAERSLANREFHRALYVPCGNPLLGRMLDEVRDQAALVSAVAWAADPSWEREAGEHQEILRLALAGDADGAARALHAHIASFVERAFPEAGNAAQEEDGQA, via the coding sequence ATGACCTCTGTGCCCACGCCGATCCCCTCCCGCACGCAGTACGTGCTGGAGGAGATCAAACGCCGCATCCTCACCGGCCGGCTGACGCCCGGCCAGGCCCTGGTCGAGACCGACCTCGCCGCACAGTTCGGGGTGTCCAAGACACCGGTGCGCGAGGCGCTCAAGACGCTGGCCGGTACCGGACTGGTCGTGATGAGCCAGTACAAGGGCGTCACCGTGCGCATGGTGGACGCGGACATGGCGCGCGAGGTCTACGACGTCCGGCTCCTCCTGGAGCCCGAGGCGCTCCGGCGCGCCGTGCGCCGGGAGGCCTCCCTGGACGCCGCCCGCGAGGCCCTCGCCCGGGCCGACCGGGCCACGGACACGGCCGAACGGTCGCTGGCCAACCGCGAGTTCCACCGCGCCCTGTACGTGCCGTGCGGCAACCCGCTGCTCGGCCGGATGCTCGACGAGGTCCGCGACCAGGCGGCCCTGGTCTCCGCGGTCGCCTGGGCCGCCGACCCCTCCTGGGAGCGGGAGGCCGGCGAGCACCAGGAGATCCTGCGCCTCGCCCTCGCCGGTGACGCGGACGGCGCGGCCCGCGCCCTGCACGCTCACATCGCGTCCTTCGTCGAGCGGGCCTTCCCCGAAGCGGGGAACGCGGCCCAGGAAGAGGACGGTCAGGCATGA
- a CDS encoding carbohydrate ABC transporter permease: protein MAQAAAVAKPPAPPRRRRASATPRRLPYLLIGPAALLMLGFIAYPVISVFYYSLQEYNPTKPWRNGFAGFDNFVKIFTEDPVFWDTLVFSAKWVFVEVGLQLLFGLALALIVNQTFVGRGIGRAMVFSPWAVSGVLTSAIWVLLYNSQTGVTRYLADMGIGSYGTSWLSDTSTVFSAAVVADLWRGVPFFAILILADLQSVSKDLYEAAEVDGASRLKQFWHITLPHLKDAIILSTLLRAVWEFNNVDLLYTLTGGGPAGETTTLPLYIANTSVDAHDFGYASALTTVAFVILLFCSIVYLRLSKFGGENK from the coding sequence ATGGCCCAAGCCGCAGCCGTGGCGAAACCGCCCGCGCCACCCCGGCGGCGCCGTGCCTCGGCCACGCCGCGCAGGCTCCCCTACCTGCTGATCGGACCGGCCGCCCTGCTGATGCTGGGCTTCATCGCCTACCCGGTCATCAGCGTCTTCTACTACAGCCTTCAGGAGTACAACCCCACCAAGCCGTGGCGCAACGGCTTCGCGGGCTTCGACAACTTCGTCAAGATCTTCACCGAGGACCCGGTGTTCTGGGACACCCTCGTCTTCAGCGCCAAGTGGGTCTTCGTCGAGGTCGGACTGCAACTGCTCTTCGGACTGGCGCTGGCGCTCATCGTCAACCAGACCTTCGTGGGCCGGGGCATCGGGCGGGCCATGGTCTTCTCCCCGTGGGCCGTCTCCGGCGTCCTGACCTCCGCGATCTGGGTGCTGCTCTACAACTCCCAGACCGGCGTCACCCGCTACCTCGCGGACATGGGCATCGGCTCGTACGGCACCAGCTGGCTCTCCGACACCTCGACGGTCTTCTCCGCGGCGGTGGTCGCCGACCTCTGGCGCGGCGTGCCCTTCTTCGCGATCCTCATCCTCGCCGACCTCCAGTCCGTCTCGAAGGACCTGTACGAGGCCGCCGAGGTCGACGGGGCGAGCCGGCTCAAGCAGTTCTGGCACATCACGCTGCCGCACCTGAAGGACGCCATCATCCTGTCCACCCTGCTGCGCGCGGTGTGGGAGTTCAACAACGTCGACCTGCTCTACACCCTGACCGGCGGCGGACCCGCGGGCGAGACCACGACGTTGCCCCTGTACATCGCCAACACCAGCGTCGACGCCCACGACTTCGGCTACGCGTCGGCCCTCACCACGGTCGCGTTCGTGATCCTGCTCTTCTGCTCGATCGTCTACCTGCGGCTGAGCAAGTTCGGAGGCGAGAACAAGTGA
- a CDS encoding VOC family protein, which translates to MELAQVRLLVTDFPGCYRYYRDVLGLKPQFESEDGPYAKFTPDGGAAGIALQDRAQMARVLGGLADEPAGHRSLVVLRVDDLDRYCEEITARGAELVHGPAPMTDRMRVAHLVDPAGNLVELQEWSALRG; encoded by the coding sequence GTGGAACTCGCCCAGGTCCGCCTCCTGGTGACGGACTTCCCCGGCTGCTACCGCTACTACCGGGACGTCCTGGGACTGAAGCCGCAGTTCGAGTCGGAGGACGGCCCGTACGCGAAGTTCACTCCCGACGGCGGTGCCGCGGGCATCGCGCTCCAGGACCGCGCGCAGATGGCCCGGGTGCTGGGCGGACTCGCCGACGAACCGGCCGGCCACCGGTCCCTCGTCGTCCTGCGGGTCGACGACCTGGACCGTTACTGCGAGGAGATCACCGCGCGGGGCGCCGAGCTCGTCCACGGCCCCGCCCCGATGACGGACCGCATGCGGGTCGCCCACCTCGTGGATCCGGCGGGAAACCTCGTCGAACTCCAGGAGTGGTCGGCCCTACGCGGCTGA
- the araD gene encoding L-arabinonate dehydratase, translated as MTPRKSPEELRSHQWYGTDGLRSFSHRARTRQLGYLPEEHLGKPVIAILNTWSDINPCHVHLRDRAQAVKRGVWQAGGFPLEFPVSTLSETFQKPTPMLYRNLLAMETEELLRSYPVDGAVLMGGCDKSTPALLMGAATVDLPAVFVPAGPMLPGHWRGQTLGSGTDMWKYWDDKRAGLIGDCEMQELESGLARSPGHCMTMGTASTLTAAAEALGVTVPGASSIPAVDSGHDRMAAAAGLRVVELVHRDRRLSDILTADAFEDAVTTVLGLGGSTNAVIHLIAMAGRAGVTLTLDDFDRIARTVPVLANVRPGGQTYLMEDFHFAGGLPGFLSRITDLLHLDRPTVAHDTLREQLDGALVHHDDVIRPRDNPVASEGGVAVLRGNLCPDGAVIKHIAAEPHLLKHTGPAVVFDDYKTMQRTINDPELGITADSVLVLRNAGPKGGPGMPEYGMLPIPDHLLKQGVRDMVRISDARMSGTSYGACVLHVAPESYVGGPLALVRTGDSITLDVGGRSLRLNVDDEELERRRAAWTPPPARYERGYGALYNEQITQADTGCDFEFLARPGKVQDPYAG; from the coding sequence ATGACCCCCAGGAAGTCCCCGGAGGAGCTGCGCAGCCACCAGTGGTACGGCACCGACGGCCTGCGCTCCTTCAGCCACCGCGCCCGCACCCGCCAGCTCGGCTACCTGCCCGAGGAGCACCTCGGCAAGCCCGTCATCGCCATCCTCAACACCTGGTCCGACATCAACCCCTGCCACGTCCACCTGCGCGACCGGGCCCAGGCCGTCAAGCGGGGCGTGTGGCAGGCGGGCGGCTTCCCCCTCGAATTCCCGGTCTCGACACTCAGCGAGACCTTCCAGAAGCCGACCCCCATGCTCTACCGCAACCTCCTCGCCATGGAGACCGAGGAGCTGCTGCGCTCCTACCCGGTCGACGGCGCCGTGCTGATGGGCGGCTGCGACAAGTCCACGCCCGCCCTGCTCATGGGCGCCGCCACGGTGGACCTGCCCGCGGTCTTCGTCCCCGCCGGGCCCATGCTCCCCGGGCACTGGCGCGGCCAGACCCTCGGCTCCGGCACCGACATGTGGAAGTACTGGGACGACAAGCGGGCCGGCCTCATCGGCGACTGCGAGATGCAGGAACTGGAGAGCGGCCTGGCCCGCTCGCCCGGCCACTGCATGACGATGGGCACCGCCTCCACCCTGACCGCCGCCGCCGAGGCCCTCGGCGTCACGGTCCCCGGGGCCTCCAGCATCCCGGCCGTCGACTCCGGGCACGACCGGATGGCCGCAGCGGCCGGACTGCGCGTCGTCGAACTGGTCCACCGGGACCGGAGACTGAGCGACATCCTCACCGCCGACGCCTTCGAGGACGCCGTCACCACCGTGCTCGGGCTCGGCGGCTCCACCAACGCCGTGATCCACCTGATCGCCATGGCGGGCCGCGCGGGCGTCACCCTCACCCTCGACGACTTCGACCGCATCGCCCGCACCGTCCCGGTGCTGGCCAACGTCCGCCCCGGCGGACAGACCTACCTGATGGAGGACTTCCACTTCGCCGGCGGCCTGCCCGGCTTCCTCTCCCGCATCACCGACCTGCTCCACCTGGACCGGCCCACGGTCGCGCACGACACCCTGCGCGAGCAGCTGGACGGCGCCCTCGTCCACCACGACGACGTCATCAGGCCCCGCGACAACCCGGTCGCGAGCGAGGGCGGGGTCGCCGTACTGCGCGGCAACCTCTGCCCGGACGGCGCCGTCATCAAGCACATCGCCGCCGAGCCGCACCTGCTCAAGCACACCGGACCCGCCGTCGTCTTCGACGACTACAAGACCATGCAGCGCACCATCAACGACCCGGAGCTGGGCATCACCGCCGACAGCGTGCTGGTGCTCCGCAACGCCGGGCCCAAGGGCGGGCCGGGCATGCCCGAGTACGGCATGCTGCCCATCCCCGACCACCTGCTCAAGCAGGGCGTGCGGGACATGGTCCGGATCTCCGACGCCCGGATGAGCGGCACCAGTTACGGCGCGTGTGTGCTGCACGTGGCCCCCGAGTCGTACGTCGGCGGACCGCTCGCCCTGGTGCGCACCGGCGACTCCATCACCCTCGACGTCGGGGGGCGCTCCCTCCGGCTGAACGTGGACGACGAGGAGCTGGAGCGGCGCAGGGCCGCCTGGACACCGCCGCCCGCCCGCTACGAGCGCGGTTACGGCGCGCTCTACAACGAACAGATCACCCAGGCCGACACCGGCTGCGACTTCGAGTTCCTGGCCCGCCCGGGCAAGGTGCAGGACCCGTACGCCGGCTGA
- a CDS encoding 5-dehydro-4-deoxyglucarate dehydratase, which translates to MTSAPLVARLTAPSGPLFFPVTAYGPDGGLDLDVYRTHVRRGVEAGAAAVFACCGTGEFHALTPEEFAACVRAAVEESAGRVPVLAGAGYGTALAVRYARLAEEAGADGLLAMPPYLVLAGQEGLVRHYREVAAATPLPVIVYQRDNAVFTPESVVELARTDGVVGLKDGLGDLDLMQRIVSAVRTELPGEEFLYFNGLPTAEQTQLSYRALGVPLYSSAVFCFAPEIAGAFHRALREGDDTTVHRLLDGFYRPFVELRARGRGYAVALVKAGVRLRGLDVGEVRTPLQEPTEEHVKQLARIIERGQALVEEGAGR; encoded by the coding sequence GTGACCTCAGCCCCTCTCGTCGCCCGGCTCACCGCGCCCAGCGGCCCGCTGTTCTTCCCCGTCACGGCGTACGGACCCGACGGCGGACTCGACCTCGACGTCTACCGCACCCATGTGCGCCGCGGGGTCGAGGCCGGTGCCGCCGCCGTCTTCGCCTGCTGCGGCACCGGCGAGTTCCACGCCCTCACGCCCGAGGAGTTCGCGGCCTGTGTCCGCGCGGCCGTCGAGGAGAGCGCGGGCCGGGTGCCCGTCCTCGCGGGCGCGGGCTACGGCACCGCCCTCGCCGTGCGCTACGCCCGCCTCGCCGAGGAGGCCGGGGCCGACGGGCTGCTCGCCATGCCGCCCTACCTGGTGCTCGCCGGGCAGGAGGGGCTGGTGCGGCACTACCGGGAGGTGGCGGCCGCGACCCCGCTGCCCGTGATCGTCTACCAGCGCGACAACGCCGTGTTCACCCCGGAGAGCGTCGTCGAACTGGCCCGCACGGACGGCGTCGTCGGCCTCAAGGACGGGCTCGGCGACCTCGACCTGATGCAGCGCATCGTCAGCGCGGTGCGCACGGAGCTGCCGGGCGAGGAGTTCCTGTACTTCAACGGGCTCCCGACCGCCGAACAGACCCAGCTCTCCTACCGCGCCCTGGGCGTCCCCCTGTACTCCTCCGCCGTGTTCTGTTTCGCCCCCGAGATCGCCGGCGCCTTCCACCGGGCGCTGCGCGAGGGCGACGACACCACCGTGCACCGTCTGCTGGACGGCTTCTACCGGCCGTTCGTCGAGCTGCGCGCCCGGGGCCGCGGATACGCCGTGGCCCTGGTCAAGGCGGGCGTGCGGCTGCGCGGCCTGGACGTGGGAGAGGTGCGGACGCCGTTGCAGGAGCCGACCGAGGAGCACGTGAAGCAGCTCGCCCGGATCATCGAGCGGGGGCAGGCGCTGGTCGAGGAAGGAGCCGGCCGGTGA
- a CDS encoding TIGR03086 family metal-binding protein produces the protein MTAETTTLDLGPQTRVLTRLADGVREDRLADPTPCPGLAVRNLLGHLTGLAVAFRDAARKDLGPTTNTSPEAAVPDVGPGWREELAAALGELAEAWRDPGAWTGMTRAGGIDLPGEVAGAVVADELVIHGWDLARATGQEYTPDAAALRAAHGLLAAAAEESERDQGMFGPVVAVPADAPLLERAVGLSGRDPGWTRTV, from the coding sequence ATGACCGCCGAGACCACCACCCTCGACCTGGGACCGCAGACGCGGGTCCTCACCCGCCTCGCCGACGGCGTGCGCGAGGACCGGCTCGCGGACCCGACGCCCTGCCCCGGTCTGGCGGTGCGCAACCTGCTCGGCCACCTGACCGGTCTCGCCGTCGCCTTCCGCGACGCCGCGCGCAAGGACCTGGGGCCCACCACGAACACCAGCCCCGAGGCGGCCGTGCCGGACGTCGGGCCCGGCTGGCGCGAGGAGCTCGCGGCCGCACTCGGCGAACTCGCCGAGGCGTGGCGCGACCCCGGGGCGTGGACCGGCATGACCCGGGCCGGCGGCATCGACCTGCCCGGCGAGGTCGCCGGTGCCGTCGTCGCCGACGAACTGGTCATCCACGGCTGGGACCTGGCCCGCGCGACCGGCCAGGAGTACACCCCCGACGCGGCCGCGCTGCGGGCGGCACACGGCCTGCTCGCCGCCGCCGCCGAGGAGTCCGAGCGCGACCAGGGCATGTTCGGACCGGTCGTCGCCGTCCCCGCGGACGCACCGCTGCTGGAGCGCGCGGTGGGGCTGAGCGGGCGCGACCCGGGCTGGACCCGCACCGTCTGA
- a CDS encoding carbohydrate ABC transporter permease, which yields MITKEAPAAAPAPAPVAPAAARPGKKRPAWDEVPRWQIYLPLGIYLVFTLIPFYWILLFALRPTGSTSLVPWPMTTEHFEKVWTDRGFGTYFTNSVYVGLATLVMTTLVALAGGYALARFDFRIKRGFMLALLCSQFVPGALLLVPLFEIFAGLQMINSLGSVIIAETVFQLPLSIILISNFIKNVPYSLEEAAWVDGCGRFRAFRIVVLPLLRPGLIAVGSFAFVHSWNHFLFALMFLNNQSKQTIPVGLNSLMSADSVDLGALAAGGIVAAVPVVIVFAFIQKWLITGFSAGAVKG from the coding sequence GTGATCACCAAAGAGGCCCCCGCGGCCGCCCCCGCCCCCGCGCCGGTCGCCCCCGCCGCGGCGCGGCCCGGCAAGAAGCGCCCGGCCTGGGACGAGGTGCCCCGCTGGCAGATCTACCTGCCGCTCGGGATCTACCTGGTCTTCACCCTGATCCCGTTCTACTGGATCCTGCTCTTCGCGCTGCGCCCGACCGGGTCGACCTCGCTCGTGCCCTGGCCGATGACCACCGAGCACTTCGAGAAGGTGTGGACCGACCGCGGCTTCGGCACCTACTTCACCAACAGCGTGTACGTCGGGCTCGCGACCCTGGTGATGACCACGCTCGTCGCCCTGGCCGGAGGCTACGCCCTCGCCCGGTTCGACTTCAGGATCAAGCGCGGCTTCATGCTCGCCCTGCTCTGCTCCCAGTTCGTGCCCGGCGCGCTGCTGCTCGTGCCGCTGTTCGAGATCTTCGCCGGACTCCAGATGATCAACTCGCTGGGCAGCGTCATCATCGCCGAGACGGTCTTCCAGCTGCCCCTGTCGATCATCCTGATCAGCAACTTCATCAAGAACGTGCCGTACTCCCTGGAGGAGGCCGCCTGGGTCGACGGCTGCGGCCGGTTCCGGGCCTTCCGGATCGTCGTACTGCCCCTGCTGCGGCCGGGACTGATCGCGGTGGGCTCCTTCGCCTTCGTGCACTCCTGGAACCACTTCCTGTTCGCCCTGATGTTCCTCAACAACCAGAGCAAGCAGACCATCCCGGTCGGCCTCAACTCCCTGATGAGCGCGGACAGCGTCGACCTCGGCGCGCTGGCCGCCGGCGGCATCGTCGCGGCCGTCCCCGTCGTGATCGTCTTCGCCTTCATCCAGAAGTGGCTGATCACCGGCTTCAGCGCGGGGGCGGTGAAGGGATGA